In Ruania alkalisoli, the DNA window AGGTCCGCCGTCACTTCGACCGCCGCCAGCCGTGTGGTGATCGCAGTGGAATCCGGCCAGGCACCGCTCGACGTGAGCACTCGCGCCTCGGTCACGCTCATCCAGTCGTTGGAGCTGTTCCCGAACCCGACGATGCGCACGTAGCGCGCGGTGGTCGGCGTGAAGGTGTGGTCTTCCAGTGCCAGCGTGGTGCCCGAGCTCTGCGCGGCGAGCACGTTCGTCCAGGTCTGCGCGTCCGAAGAGACCTCCACCTCGAAGGTGAAGACCCGCTCGTCCCCGCGCGACCAGGCGATCGAGACGCCGTCCACGCTCTGGTCCGAGCCCAGGTCGAGTCGCAGCCACTGCCCGTCGCCCTTCGCAGACCAGAACGTCGCGTCCCAGCCGTCGATGGCGAACTCGGCAGGGTTGGTGCCGATGATGCTCCCGAGCACGGGAACCTGGGGCGGGTGCGCGAGCCGCACGTGATAGCGGGTGGTCGCCGAGCCGGGGCGCGAGGCTTCCACCACGGCCGTTCCGGGCAGCGCCGAGGCAGACGTGAGGCTCACCTGGGTGTGACCGGTAGCCCCGGTGGCGCTCACCTGCGGGACTGTGGTGACGCCGTCGGGAATCTCCACCTCGTAGGTGTACACCTCGGGATCGAAGCCTCCGACGCTGACGCCGTCCACGGTGAGCGTGGCCAGCGCCGCCGGCGGGTCGGGCTCGACCGCCCACTGCGAGATGGGGGTGACGACTGGAGCGGCCGGAGCACTCTCCCAGTCGCGCAACGGGGTGAGCAGCACCGCCAGAGTGCCGGAGGTGGCGGCGTCGACCTCCACGCCGAGCTTGATGGTGCCGAGGTTGCGGTCCTGGTTCCACGGATCGGGCGAGTCCCACGCGGGCCGGGCGTCCATCACCCAGAACCGGGCACCGGAGGAAGGGCTCAGGATGCGCGCCTCCACCCGCCCTTGGCCGAGGTGGCTGAGCACGGCGCTCTGCCCGTCCGGCGCCACGTCCACCCTGGCTCGCGTGTGCAGGTACCACCAGGCTTCGGTGGCACTGCTCGCGGTGTACTCATCCTGCACGAGCACCTGACGGCGGCCGCTCAGCAGCCGGATACCGCGCAGCCAGGACGTCACGCCCCGGTCCGTCGCGGCGGCGGAGAGGTCGGCCACCAGGAGTGCTTCCGTGGGCGCCGCCTCCACGCGGGTCACGCTGCCCGTGGCGGAAACCACCTGCTCCTCCGCCGGCCCGGAACCGAACACCACCGTGTTCTGGCCCTCCGTACGCTTGCGGTAGTAGTTCCAGCGGGCGCCACCGGGGCCGTCCTCCCAGTACCTGCCGACGTCATAGGCCTCCGCGCCCAGCTCGAGCGCCCACCGCCGCCCGAGCGCATCGAGCACGAAGGCGCCCATGTCCAGGTCACGGTGCCCGGCGTCCGGGGTGCCGCCCTTGACGGCGGTGAACACGGCTGCCGGATCCTGCCAGGCACTGCGCGTGGTCGCCACGAGCCCGCCGAAGTCCCGCTCGCGAGCCAGACCGAGCGTCGTCGGGGACTGCGCGGCACCGGGCTGGTACCAGAGCAGGTGGTAGGCGCTGAGGTTCTCCCGCGCCCCCTCCTCTCCCCACCAGGCGAAGACATCCTCGGAGTAGCGCTCGGCGAGCCAGTGCATGGCGTGTGGGGAGCGCGCGTCGTCCACGGCGTCGTAGAAGTTGAACCCAAGACCAGTTGGCCCGGTGAGATAGAGCGGGAAGTAGCCGGTCTCCGACAGCCCGGGTGAACTGGACAGACCTTCGTCGCTACCGACGGCGGTCACCAGACCGGCCAAGTACGGTGTCAGGCTGCGGATGGCGTACTCCCAGTACATGACACCCTCGAGGTAGCCGCCGTCGGCGTCGATGGCGGCCAGTCCGTTCGGGAGGGACGCAAGGGTCTCCTCCAGTAGCGCTTGGCACTGCGGGACCACCTCGTCGCCGATGGCCAGGCAGGCCATGCCGATGCCCGAGTTGCAGACCAAGTTCCAGTTGGAGAGGGACTCGTGCCAGGCACCCGGCGTGGCGTACTGGGTCTCGGCCTCGTCGAACCCGAGCGTGACCATCGCCGTACGCAGCATCGTACGCTGGGGGGCGGTGTAGTAGTCGTAGCCCCAGTCGTACCCGATGGCGAAGGCGTGCAGCAGCTCGGCCGTGGCTAGAAAGTTGCCGGGTTCCCAGCCGGGGAATCCCGCGGCGGCTTCGAGCTCTTCCCACATCCGCTGCGCGTAGGAGGCATCCTCGTCGATGAGGAAGAGAAGGCCGAGGGTGCGGACCCGGTCGAGTACCGTCCGGGCCACGGGCAGCAGGGAACGGCCGTCTTGCTGCTCGTGGACACTCACCGCCTCGGTGCAGATCTGGTCCGCATCGGCGCGTAGGCGGCTGCACCAGTCCTGGGCGATGGGGTCAGTCGTGACCAGACTCTGCAGCGGGGCGATATCTGCCTGGTGGAGCAGCAGACGGGGGTGGGCCGGGTGCAGATCCCCGGTCAAGGAGATGCTGCCGACGGTGCGTGGCGCCGGGCCCGGCCGCGGGCCGCCAGCAGCCTGTGCGGCGGCGGCGACTGCCTGACCGAAGGCGGCGACCGCGGAGGCTCCCGCGATGAAGCCGCGGCGGCCGATGGTAAGCGTGTCGTGTGTCATGTCAGACCTCTCTGTCTGGGAGCACGCGCATCGAATCCCCTTTCTCCGCCGAACCGCGGTGGGGAGGGGCGCGGGGGATTCGGCGGCGAAAGGGGATTCGATGGTTCGGTCGGCGCCGGGTGGGAGTGCTCCCCCACCCGGCGCCTCGGGCCTACACCAGCCGACTCAGCCGTTCGCCTCGGCGAAGGCAGCCTCGTACTCGGCGCGGATGTCGTCGCCGCCTGCCTCACGCCAGGAGGCCACCTCGGCATCCCACTCATCCAGCGAGCGACGCCCGGCGATGACGTCGATCTGGAAATCGCGCAACGCACCGTTGATGGTCTTCCCATCCGTCGCGTCCAGGTTGGAGAACAGCCCCACGGTCGGATCGGGGATGACATTCGGGATGACCGTGGACTGGTAGTCGTGCTGGGACCGGGTGGCGGCCTCGTTGCCAGGTGCGTACACGACGCCGTCGGAGTCGGCGAGGTACTTCACCGGCAGCACCGTCTCCACACTGCCCTGGTCGGTGAGGATCGGGTCGCTACCGTCCAGTTCGTGGTGCACCCCGCCCTCACCGAAGTGACGGAACAGGTACTCCGCGGTTCCGAACGGGGTGGCCAGGTAATCGGCGATCGCGAGCAGCTCCTCGATCCGACCGGCGTCGGCCTGCTTGAACGAGAGCATCCCAGTGGTGACCGAACCGGCAGTGTGACCGCCGGGACCGCCGTCGTAGCCTGGCATCGCCAGACCCATCGGCTCGTAGCCCGGCACGTCGGCACCCCAGTCGTAGAACTTGTTCCAGCCCGCGGCACCGGCGCGGTTCAGGCTGATGGTGCCGGCCGTGAACCAGTCGTTGCGCTGGTTGTTGTTGGCGCTGAGGGAGTCCGGGTGGAAGACGCCCGCCTCCCACATCTCGGTGACGTCGGCGAGGACCTGCTTGTACTCCTCGGTCTCCATCACGTGAGTGAAAGAGCCGCCGTCCTCCATCCAGGTGGCGGGCAGGTGGAGCATCTCCTTGACCGCCTGCAGACCGGCGCCGGGGTCAGCCATCGCCCACCGGTTCTCGCTGGCGTTGGACAACTCGCCGACGAGCTCGCGGAACTCGTCGTAGTCGGCCGGCTGCTCCGGCAGGCTCATGTCCTGCAGGATGTCGCGACGTGCGAAGAGCACGGTGCCCACCAGTGGCCGGGCGATCGGGATACCGAACAGCCGGCCCCCGAAGACGCACGCCTTCCAGCTGACCGTGGGCAGTGCGGCGAGGCCGCTGTACCGCTCCACGGCCGAGCCGCCGAGGTACTCGCTCAGGTCCTGGAACTGTGCGGCGAGCAAGTCAGGCAGATTCGGCTGCGGGGTGCGCACGACCGTCATGTCCGGGACGTCACCACCGGCGATAGTGGTGGCGAACTTGTTCGGGTAATCCCCACCGGGTGAGTAGGTGAGGTCGAGCTCGACTCCGAGCCTCTCGTTCAGGGTCTGCCAGTAGGCGTTCTGCCCGAGGCCCGGCGCGGCCGCGTCCCAGGTGAAGGTGAGCGCCGAGACTGTCCCACCCTTTCCGGGCGCCTCGCTGTGCACCTGGACCGGGTCGGCCGGGTAGCTCAGGAACCCCGCCTGTACGCCTGCCTCGGATCCGGGCAGGTCGGGCTCGACGAAGGAGCTCGCGACGAAATTCGGGATGACGTCGCTCGGAGCGCTCCCGGCCGACGGATCGGGCGCACCGGTTTCCTCGCCGGAGGACGAACCTCCGCATGCTGCCAGCGTTCCGGTGGTGCCGAGAAGTGCGGCACCACCGAAACCTTGAAGAATCCGACGCCTACTGATCGCGGTTCCACTCATGACCAACCTCCAGCTCTGTGGCTTCGCTGCGCTCTGGTGCACGGTCGCGGACGGGGGTTCCGCTCTCGTGCGGGTAAGGGATGGGTTGTGCTGCCGAGCGGCGGGCGATGCGACCAGCCACACAGTGCCACATCGAACCGTCACTCTGTGATGCATCGATGCATCAACGTGTAGCGTGACTCTAGCCACAGCGACAAGACATCGTCAAGGCCGACTCGAGGAGCCACCCACCCGATGAGTGACCACACCACCGGACTGATCGACGCTGAACCCGATTTCAACACCTGGGCGTTCTGGTCCACGGCGAGTGCGGAGCAGCAGCAGGCGCAACGTGCACGCCTGCACGCCCTCGCCGACGGCGGAGCTCACCTCGGCGAGAACTGCGTGGTCTCCGAGTGGGCCGCCTGCTATGCCGACTCGCTCACGCTCGGTGATCGCTCGTACCTGGCGGCCTTCAGCTACGTGACCGGAGATATCGAGATCGGGGCCAACTCGACCGTCAACGCCTACGCCGTCGTCCGCGGGACGATCCGGATCGGTGACGGCGTGCGGATCGGCGCCCACACGGCACTGCTGGGCTTCGACCACACCTTCGCCCCCGAGCGCCCCGTGCACGAGCAGCCGGTAACGAGCGCGGGCATCACCATCGGCAACGACGTCTATATCGGCTCCCACGTCAGCGTCGTCGACGGCGTCACGATCGGAGCGCACAGCGTCATCGGCGCTGGATCCGTCGTCACCAAGGACGTCCCGGAGTGGTCGATCGTCGTCGGCAACCCGGCCCGGCGCATCCGTGACCGCCGTGACAGCCGTGACAGCGACGGTTGGTCCAGCCCATCGAGAGCCCTCGCCCAGCTCGCCGAGCGGGCCCGCGAGGAAGCGTCAGCACTTCTCGCCCGCTGCTGGGACGAGACCACCAGGACCTTCTCGGACACCCCGGGGGCCGATCCCACAGTCCGGGCGCTGTGTGACGCCGTCGAACTGGCCGACCTTCTTGGCCTCGGTGTTCCCGAGCAGCTCGAGCGGGAGGAGATCGTCGAGACGCTGACACGCTCCCAGGATCCGGCCACTGGCCTGATCCCGCAGCTGCGCAGCACGATCGCGCAAGCCGCGATGGAACCGACCGCGGCAGATCTGGGCGGCGGACCGATCCGGTACCACCTGCTGTGCGCCGGATACGCGCTCGACCTGCTCGGAGCGCGGTTCACCCATCCGATCCGCGTGGTGGATGAGCTGCGCGGGGACGCGATGATCGCCGCGGTCGAGCAGCAGCCATGGTCCGAGCGCGCCTGGGGCGCAGGCGACTGGGTCGACTCGGTCGGCACCGCCCTGCTGTGGAACCGCGACTGGTTCGGCCGTACCGGACCGCTGGAGACACTGATCGGCTGGCTGCACCTGAACGTCGACCGGCACTCGGGCATGTGGGGCTCACCGCGACCCAGCGACGGGCTGCGGCAACCGGTGAACGGCTTCTACCGCCTCACCCGCGGCACATTCGCACAGTTCGGTCTGCCACTGCCACAGCCGGAGCGCGCGATCGACACCGTCCTCGCCCATGCCCGGGACGACCGCCGGTTCGCACCCGCTCGCGCCACTGCGTGCGACGTCCTCGATATCGCCCACCCGCTGTGGCTCGCCGGCCACCAGACGAACCACCGTCGCAGTGAGGTTCGCGCCTGGGCGGCCGCGCAGGTACCGCGACTGGCCGAGGCGTGGCACCCTGGCGCTGGGTTCGGCTTCGCACAACGCGCCGATGCGCGCGGCGATGCCACCCCGAGCCTGCAGGGCACCGAGATGTGGCTCGCGATCGCCTGGTACCTGGCCGATCTGCTCGGCGAGTCCGGAGCCCTGCGCTACGAGCCGCGCGGGGTGCACCGACCCTGGGCGCGCTGACCACAGTAGTCCCGGGCGCGCGAGGGCGCCCGGGCCAGGCTGGGGAAACAGGAGTCCAGCGGCACCGCTCAGGGGAGCTGCAGGGCCGGCACCGTGCCGGTGCGAGCCTGGGCGTACCACTGCGCGAACACCTCACCATCGGGTGTCAGATCCGCCCGGGCCGTAGCAGCCGGTACCGCGACCACCGACCGCTCGGTGCCTGAGGGGCTGGCCTGCACGGCGCGCAGATCCTCCACCATGGCCGCCAGCTCCCAGCCGATCGGCTTGACCGCGCCATCGGCGTCGAACAGGCCAAGGGAGTACTCCAGCTCGGGGAAGTCCGGCATCGCGCGCGTGACGTCGTGGCTGCACCACCAGGTCACCGCTTCCAGGCCAGGAGCCCCGGCGGCCAGTTCCAGTGTCCGCCGCAGGAAGTCGGGCGCATAGCGGGAGGGCACATGCGAGATCGGGGCGCCCACTTCCTGCAGCCAGACGGGTCTGCCGGGGCCCGAGTGCGCCGCAGCCAGCTCAAGCAGGTAGCGCGCGAAGTACGGCAGTGCCTGCTCCACCTCGTTCTCGTAGCGGTCCCAGTTCTTACCGAACACCCACGAGTGCACCGTGGTCATCGCCCCGTGGCGCACGGCGTGCGCGGGCCCGAAGGGGTGGGAGTCGACGAACCACAGGTCGTCGTCGAAGCTGTGCGAGTGCCGCCCGTGCGGCCATGCGACCTCCGCCGCCCCGATCAGCTCGGCCAGCCAGCCGTGCACCTGGTCCGAACGCACCACGTGCCGATCCGGGTGGCGCGGAGCGGCGAACTGGGAGAACTCATTGCCCAGCCCGATCCCACGAGCACCGGGAAGATCCTTGACGGCGCCTGCGAGCGCCGTCACCAGCGCCACCTGGCCGGAGCGCACGTCGGGATCGGTGAACAGGTTCCGGCGGTGCCAGCTCGTCACCCAGGCCGGTAGATAGTCGAAGCTGGACAGGTGCCCGTTCAGGGCGTCCACCCACACGTCCAGTCCGCGCTCGCCCGCCGCACTCACGACGGCGGCCACGTCGGCGAGCGCCTCAGCCCTGATGACAGCACGGTCCGGCTGCAGGATGGGCCAGACGGGGAAGATGCGTACGTGATCCAGGCCCAGCCCCGCGATCGCGTCCAGGTCGCGACGCACCTCGTCGAGGTCCACGGAGTACCAGGAGTGGAACCACCCGCGCCGTGGCGTGTAGTTGACGCCGACCTTCATCGGACCACCTCCAGCCGGATCGTGGCCACCTGGAACGGGCGCAGCCGCACCGCAATCGGCCCGTGGGCCCCGGCGCCGCCGGCCAGCACGCTCGGTTGCACTGTGGTCTCCTCCGTGAGCGGTCGTTCGTGCAGGTCTGTCTCCACCACACCCATCGTGGCGAACGACGGCGTCAGGTGCACCTGAGTACGCCGGCCGTACGGCTCGTAGAGGCGCACCACCACATCCCCGCTGCCGTCCTCGGCGAGCTTCACGGCCTCGACCACCGCGCCCTCGCTCACCGTGAACAGCGGCTCGAACTCCCCACCGGGCACTCTGCGCAGCGGCAGGTTGGCCGCGTAGCCTGCGGCCACAGTGGCTGGGATGTCCGCTCCCGGCAGCAGCCGGAACGCGAAGTGGTGGCTGCCGTGGTCGGTGCGCGGGTCCGGGTAGGCCGGTCCGCGCAGCAGGCTGGCGCGCACCAGGTGGTAGGTGCCGCCGCCGGGGCGGGAGTGCCTGGTGAGGTCATAGCCGTAGGTGGCCTCGTTCGCCAGACCGACGCCGTACCCGGGCTCACCCACGTGCAGCCACCGGTGCGCGTAGACCTCGAACCGGTAGAAGTCCCAACTGGTGTTGGTGTGGGTGGGTCGACTCAGGTGCCCCATCTGCACTTCGAAGCGGGCGTGGTCGGTGTGCACGTCTACCGGCCAAGCCACCTTGAGGAACTTGTCCTTGGCTGCCCAGTCCACATCCACGCCGAGGTGCAGACCCGGCTCCCCGGCGCGCAGGCTGAGCGTCTGCACGATCGGGCGGCCCTCGAAGCGGCGGTGCACCGTGACGGTCGCGGAGCCCGCGTCGGTCGAGGCCTCGATCCGTTCCACCTCGGTGAGGTCGACCACCGTGTTCCGGTAGAACGGATCCACATCCCAGGCGTCCCACATATTCGGGAAGTCCTGGTGCACCTGGAGCAGGTTGCCCCGCTCCCCCGGCGGGATCACCTCGCGGCCGCACGTGCTGTCCACGAGGGACGTGATCAGGCCGTCGGAGTCGATACGCACCCGTAGGTGCGCGTCCTCGAGAACGTAGGCTCCGCCGTCGGCATACACCCGGACATCTCCGGAGGCCGGCGGCACCACGGCAGCCCCGAGGGCCGGCACACCTCCCCGGGCGTACGGCCCGGCGTTGACCGTGACCTCACCGGACTGCTCCGCGGCGAGAGCGGCGAGGCTGCGCTCGATCACCTCGGTGAGCCGCTCGGCGGCGGCGGCGAGATCAGTGAGCACGTCCTGGTACACCCAGGAGATCGAGGTGCCGGGCAGGATGTCGTGGAACTGGCCGAGCAAGGTCGTGCGCCAGCACTCCTCGAACAGGGCGCGGGGGTAGTCGAGCAGCCCGCGGACCGCGGCCGTGGTGGCCCACAGCTCGGCTTCGCGGAGCAGATGCTCGGCCTCGCGGTTGGCCCGCTTGATCCGCGCCTGCGTCGTGTAGGTGGCGCGGTGCAGCTCCAGGTACAGCTCACCAGACCACACCGGCGGATCCGCGTATTCGGCCTCGGCCTGGGTGAAGAACTCCCGCGGACTGCCGAGGCGCACCTGCGGGGAGCCGTCCAGGTCGGCTGCACGGGTGGCCTGGGCGAGCATCTCCCGGGTGGGACCGCCCCCACCGTCGCCATATCCGAATGGCACCAGCGAGGTGCGGGCGGCACCCTTGTCGCGGAAGTTCGCCGCAGCGTGGTGCAGCTCCTTGGCGGACAGGTCCGACCCGTAGGTGTCGGCGGGCGGGAAGTGGGTGAACACCCGGCTGCCGTCGATGCCCTCCCACCAGAAGGTGTGGTGCGGGAAGTCGTCCACCTGGTTCCAGGAGATCTTCTGGGTGAGGAACCACCGTGCCCCGGCGAGCCGGGCCAGCTGCGGGAGCGCGCCCGAGTAGCCGAAGCTGTCCGGCAGCCACACCTCCTCGCACCGGTGGCCGAAGACGCGCTCGAAGAAGGCACCGCCGAGCACGAATTGACGTGCCATGGCCTCACCACCGGGCAGGTTGGCGTCGGCCTCCACCCACATGCCCCCCACCGGCACGATGCGCCCTTCGGCCACCGCACGCTGCACCCGGGTAAACAGCTCGGGTTGGTCCTCTTCGAGCCAAGCGGCGTGCTGGGCGGCAGGGAAGGCGAACACGACGTCGTGCCCGTCGGCCTGCAGGCGCAGCACGTTCGCGATGGTGCGCGCCACCTTGCGGCGGGTCTCGCGCAGCGGCCACAACCAGGCGGAGTCGATGTGCGCATGCCCGACGGCCACTAATTGGTGCGCGCTCGGCGCCGCCGGTGCGGCGAGTGCTCCGGCGATCCGGTTCCGGGCTTCCTGAGCCGTGCCGGGTATATCCGTCAGGTCGAGGGCGTCCAGGGCGCGGTCCAGGCTGACCCGCAGTTCGGCGCGGCGGCCGGAGTCAGCCGGCAGCTCCTGAGTGAGCCCTTCCAGTGCGGTCAGGTCCGCCACCAGTTCGCGCACCTGCGGGTGGACGCGGACGATCTCGGCGCGCGTGAGCCGGTAGAGGGGGGCGTGGTCCATGGTGTGCCGGTCCCCCCGCTCAGTCGGTACGAACGGTGGCACGTCGAGCAGGATCGGGTTGGCTGCCGCCTCCACGATCACCTCGAACCGGCCGTCGGGGCCGAGCTCCACCGGGATCCAGCTGTTCCGCGGATGGAGCCCCTTGATCACCGTGCCGTCTGGGCGGTACACGGTGCCTTCGGACTGAAAGCCGGGCGAGTGGTCCTGCCAGCCGAGTTCGACGACGGCTTCCAGCAGCCCGCCGCGTGCTTCCGGTGGCACCACGGCGCTGAGGTGGAACCAGGTCGTGCCCCAGGCCGGCCCCCATGCCTCACCGACGGCGACCGGCCGGTAATCGAGGTCGCCTGCGGCGGTGAATCCGATCGGCTCCCCCTGACCCGGCACGCCGGCGGCAGGTCCGTCAGCCGCGGTCACCTGCGCGGCCCGCACCTCCAGGGCGACCACCGGCTCCGTCTGCGCAGGCGCCACTCGTTCGGCGAGGTGCCTGCGCACCCGTCCCGCGTCTATGCCCTCGTGCCGGTGCATCGGCATCCTCCTGCTTCCTTGTACGTCACATCCTAGATTTCCGTGGACCACTGTACTAAAGCGGTTCAGTCACTTGCTCCGCCGCCGCGGTCACGACACACTGACGCCCGTGAAGCGCCCCACGATCCGCGACATCGCCCACGCTGCCGGTGTCTCACCGGGTGCTGTCTCGTTCGCGTTGAACGACCAGCCCGGGGTCTCTGAGGCGACCCGCGCGCGGGTGCGGAAGGTCGCCGACGAGATCGGCTGGCAGCCCAGCGCCGCCGCCCGCGCACTGTCGAACAACCGGGCCCAGGCGGTCGGCCTGGTGATCACCCGACCTACCGACACGATCTCGAACGAGGGCTTCTACCTGCGCTTCATCGCCGGGGTGGAGCACGTGCTCACCCGGCAGCACCAGTCGTTGCTGCTCCAGATGGTGCAGACCGAGGAGGAGGAGCGGCTCGCTCACGCGCGCTGGTGGTCCGGCAAACACGTGGACGGGGTGATCCTGACCGACCCGCGGGAGCAGGACGATCGCCCGGCCGCCCTGGCCCACCTCGGGCTGCCGTGCACCGTGGTAGGAGTCTCCACAGCGTGCTCCGGGCTCGCAGGCGTCGGGTCGGTGGTCACCGACGACGCGAAGGCGATGCGGCGAGTGGTGGAGCACCTGCACGAGACCGGCCGGCACCGGGTGGCGCATGTGGCAGGACTCAGCGGTCTGGTACACGTGGAGACCAGGCGCCGAGCGTTCCGGGACGTGGCTGCCGAAGAAGGACTTGACGTCGTGGCCTCGTGGACCACTGACTTCACCGAGGACGCCGGGCGCCATGCCACCGCTGAGGTGCTGCGCGACGCGGGAGAGGAGCACGTGGACGCGATCGTCTTCGACAACGAGCTGCTCGCCCTGGGCGGACTGGTCGCAGTCCACGACGCCGGCCTGCGCGTGCCCGAAGACGTCGCCCTGGTCTCATTCGAGGATTCCCCCGTGTGCCGGGTGGTCTCTCCCCCGCTGACCGCGTTGTACCGGGACCCGGCCGATCTGGGCCGGATGGCGGCCGAGGCGCTGCTGGCCACCATCGAGACCGGTGTCGCCCAGCACCTGACCGCACCGGCACCGTCCATCGTGCCGCGCGGGTCCACCTCCGGCTGACTCACCGCCGCCGCATCTCGCCGAACACCTCGACCTGCCGCACGTGGGCATCGTCGAGGGCGCGCAGCCGCAGGGCCCGCAGCCGGGGCGCCGGCAGCAGCCCGGGCACCGTCTGGTTCGACCACGCCGGGTGCAAGTCCAGCGGTGCCACCGACCGCCACCGCTCGCCGGTACGGATCTCGACGGCGAAGCGCGCCGGG includes these proteins:
- a CDS encoding LacI family DNA-binding transcriptional regulator; translation: MKRPTIRDIAHAAGVSPGAVSFALNDQPGVSEATRARVRKVADEIGWQPSAAARALSNNRAQAVGLVITRPTDTISNEGFYLRFIAGVEHVLTRQHQSLLLQMVQTEEEERLAHARWWSGKHVDGVILTDPREQDDRPAALAHLGLPCTVVGVSTACSGLAGVGSVVTDDAKAMRRVVEHLHETGRHRVAHVAGLSGLVHVETRRRAFRDVAAEEGLDVVASWTTDFTEDAGRHATAEVLRDAGEEHVDAIVFDNELLALGGLVAVHDAGLRVPEDVALVSFEDSPVCRVVSPPLTALYRDPADLGRMAAEALLATIETGVAQHLTAPAPSIVPRGSTSG